The following are encoded together in the Juglans microcarpa x Juglans regia isolate MS1-56 chromosome 2D, Jm3101_v1.0, whole genome shotgun sequence genome:
- the LOC121251222 gene encoding probable pectin methylesterase CGR2, whose protein sequence is MHKILHVGPDTCSVVSKLLKEEETKAWGVEPYDIEDADTNCKALVRKGVVHVADIKFPLPYRPKSFSLVIVSDALDYLSPRYLNKTLPDLARVSADGLAIFTGFSF, encoded by the exons ATGCATAAAATTTTGCATGTTGGCCCAGACACCTGTTCGGTAGTTTCTAAATTGCTTAAAGAGGAGGAAACTAAAGCATGGGGCGTGGAACCATATGATATAGAGGATGCAGATACTAACTGCAAAGCTCTTGTCCGCAAAGGCGTTGTGCATGTAGCTGATATCAAGTTTCCTCTTCCATATAGGCCAAAATCGTTTTCCCTTGTAATTGTTTCAGATGCTCTGGATTACTTATCTCCAAGATATCTCAACAAGACCCTTCCTGATTTGGCAAGAGTATCAGCTGATGGTCTTGCGATATTTACAG GATTTTCTTTCTAG